A genomic region of Ovis aries strain OAR_USU_Benz2616 breed Rambouillet chromosome 20, ARS-UI_Ramb_v3.0, whole genome shotgun sequence contains the following coding sequences:
- the MAK gene encoding serine/threonine-protein kinase MAK isoform X1, with protein MNRYTTMRQLGDGTYGSVLMGKSNESGELVAIKRMKRKFYSWDECMNLREVKSLKKLNHANVIKLKEVIRENDHLYFIFEYMKENLYQLMKDRNKLFPESVIRNIMYQILQGLAFIHKHGFFHRDMKPENLLCMGPELVKIADFGLARELRSQPPYTDYVSTRWYRAPEVLLRSSAYSSPIDVWAVGSIMAELYTLRPLFPGTSEVDEIFKICQVLGTPKKSDWPEGYQLASSMNFRFPQCVPINLKTLIPNASNEAIQLMTEMLNWDPKKRPTASQALKHPYFQVGQVLGPPSHHLESKQPLNKLVQPLEPKPSAADPEPQPLPDINDQAAGPPQQQNSHQPLRPIQPLQNVGVQPAPKQHSQQKRPPTLFPSIVKSMPTKPGGALGHKGARRRWGQAVFKAGDGWADLEDGDFGASHSKKPSMGLSKETRRKESPFRLPESVPAGSSYSTRENKSLPAAVTLKSDSELSAASTAKQYYLKQSRYLPGVNPKNVSLVASGKDMNPYVWNNQLFPKSLGSLGAELAFRRNNAGNLGSYAPYNQSGYIPSFFKKEVGSAGQRIHLAPLGATASEYPWNTKTGRGQFSGPTFNPTAKNLNIVSRAQPVSPVHGRTDWVAKYGGHR; from the exons TCTCTGAAGAAACTTAATCATGCCAATGTGATCAAACTGAAAGAAGTTATCAGAGAAAATGaccatctttattttatatttgaatatatgaaagaaaatctCTATCAATTAATGAAAGACAG AAACAAGTTGTTCCCTGAGTCTGTCATCAGAAATATTATGTATCAGATATTGCAGGGGCTGGCATTTATCCATAAACATG GTTTTTTCCATAGGGACATGAAACCGGAAAACTTGCTTTGTATGGGCCCAGAACTTGTGAAAATTGCTGACTTTGGACTTGCGAGAGAACTAAGGTCACAGCCCCCGTATACGGACTATGTATCCACCAGATG GTATCGCGCTCCTGAGGTTTTATTAAGATCTTCAGCTTACAGCTCTCCCATCGACGTGTGGGCTGTCGGCAGTATAATGGCTGAACTGTATACATTAAGACCACTTTTCCCAGGGACAAGTGAGGTCgatgaaatctttaaaatttgccAGGTTTTAGGGACTCCTAAAAAA AGTGACTGGCCAGAAGGGTACCAGCTTGCATCCTCTATGAATTTCCGCTTTCCCCAGTGTGTTCCTATAAACCTAAAAACTCTTATTCCCAATGCCAGTAACGAAGCCATTCAGCTTATGACTGAAATGTTGAACTGGGACCCAAAGAAACGACCAACAGCAAGCCAG GCATTGAAACACCCATATTTTCAAGTTGGTCAAGTATTAGGCCCTCCCTCACATCATTTGGAATCGAAACAGCCTTTAAATAAGCTTGTGCAACCACTTGAACCAAAGCCATCTGCAGCGGATCCAGAACCTCAGCCTCTGCCGGACATAAACGACCAGGCTGCCGGACCTCCCCAGCAGCAGAACAGCCACCAGCCACTGCGGCCTATCCAGCCGCTGCAGAACGTGGGTGTCCAGCCAGCACCCAAACAGCACAGTCAGCAGAAAAGGCCGCCAACCCTCTTTCCAAGTATCGTCAAAAGCATGCCCACC AAGCCGGGCGGCGCCTTGGGCCACAAAGGCGCCCGGAGGCGCTGGGGCCAGGCCGTGTTCAAGGCTGGAGACGGCTGGGCAGACCTGGAGGACGGCGACTTTGGAGCCTCCCATTCCAAGAAGCCAAGCATGGGCTTGTCCAAGGAGACGAGGAGAAAGGAGTCTCCGTTTCG GCTTCCAGAGTCGGTGCCCGCGGGCTCCAGCTACTCAACAAGGGAAAACAAGAGCTTACCTGCTGCTGTTACCCTGAAATCAGATTCGGAACTGTCAGCTGCTTCCACGGCCAAACAGTACTATTTGAAACAATCAAGATACCTTCCTG GTGTAAACCCCAAGAACGTGTCCCTGGTTGCCAGTGGAAAGGATATGAACCCATATGTCTGGAACAACCAGTTGTTTCCTAAGTCACTGGGATCCTTGGGGGCAGAACTTGCTTTCAGAAGGAATAACGCAG GAAATCTTGGAAGTTATGCTCCTTACAATCAGTCAGGATATATTCcttcctttttcaaaaaagaagtgGGGTCAGCTGGCCAGAGGATACACTTAGCACCACTTGGTGCAACAGCTTCAG AATATCCCTGGAACACCAAAACTGGTCGGGGGCAGTTTTCAGGACCTACTTTTAATCCTACAGCCAAGAATCTAAATATTGTGAGCCGTGCACAGCCAGTGTCCCCCGTGCATGGGAGGACAGACTGGGTGGCCAAGTATGGAGGCCACCGGTAG
- the MAK gene encoding serine/threonine-protein kinase MAK isoform X2, whose protein sequence is MNRYTTMRQLGDGTYGSVLMGKSNESGELVAIKRMKRKFYSWDECMNLREVKSLKKLNHANVIKLKEVIRENDHLYFIFEYMKENLYQLMKDRNKLFPESVIRNIMYQILQGLAFIHKHGFFHRDMKPENLLCMGPELVKIADFGLARELRSQPPYTDYVSTRWYRAPEVLLRSSAYSSPIDVWAVGSIMAELYTLRPLFPGTSEVDEIFKICQVLGTPKKSDWPEGYQLASSMNFRFPQCVPINLKTLIPNASNEAIQLMTEMLNWDPKKRPTASQALKHPYFQVGQVLGPPSHHLESKQPLNKLVQPLEPKPSAADPEPQPLPDINDQAAGPPQQQNSHQPLRPIQPLQNVGVQPAPKQHSQQKRPPTLFPSIVKSMPTKPGGALGHKGARRRWGQAVFKAGDGWADLEDGDFGASHSKKPSMGLSKETRRKESPFRLPESVPAGSSYSTRENKSLPAAVTLKSDSELSAASTAKQYYLKQSRYLPGVNPKNVSLVASGKDMNPYVWNNQLFPKSLGSLGAELAFRRNNAGNLGSYAPYNQSGYIPSFFKKEVGSAGQRIHLAPLGATASDFPTDRDRRKGKKKK, encoded by the exons TCTCTGAAGAAACTTAATCATGCCAATGTGATCAAACTGAAAGAAGTTATCAGAGAAAATGaccatctttattttatatttgaatatatgaaagaaaatctCTATCAATTAATGAAAGACAG AAACAAGTTGTTCCCTGAGTCTGTCATCAGAAATATTATGTATCAGATATTGCAGGGGCTGGCATTTATCCATAAACATG GTTTTTTCCATAGGGACATGAAACCGGAAAACTTGCTTTGTATGGGCCCAGAACTTGTGAAAATTGCTGACTTTGGACTTGCGAGAGAACTAAGGTCACAGCCCCCGTATACGGACTATGTATCCACCAGATG GTATCGCGCTCCTGAGGTTTTATTAAGATCTTCAGCTTACAGCTCTCCCATCGACGTGTGGGCTGTCGGCAGTATAATGGCTGAACTGTATACATTAAGACCACTTTTCCCAGGGACAAGTGAGGTCgatgaaatctttaaaatttgccAGGTTTTAGGGACTCCTAAAAAA AGTGACTGGCCAGAAGGGTACCAGCTTGCATCCTCTATGAATTTCCGCTTTCCCCAGTGTGTTCCTATAAACCTAAAAACTCTTATTCCCAATGCCAGTAACGAAGCCATTCAGCTTATGACTGAAATGTTGAACTGGGACCCAAAGAAACGACCAACAGCAAGCCAG GCATTGAAACACCCATATTTTCAAGTTGGTCAAGTATTAGGCCCTCCCTCACATCATTTGGAATCGAAACAGCCTTTAAATAAGCTTGTGCAACCACTTGAACCAAAGCCATCTGCAGCGGATCCAGAACCTCAGCCTCTGCCGGACATAAACGACCAGGCTGCCGGACCTCCCCAGCAGCAGAACAGCCACCAGCCACTGCGGCCTATCCAGCCGCTGCAGAACGTGGGTGTCCAGCCAGCACCCAAACAGCACAGTCAGCAGAAAAGGCCGCCAACCCTCTTTCCAAGTATCGTCAAAAGCATGCCCACC AAGCCGGGCGGCGCCTTGGGCCACAAAGGCGCCCGGAGGCGCTGGGGCCAGGCCGTGTTCAAGGCTGGAGACGGCTGGGCAGACCTGGAGGACGGCGACTTTGGAGCCTCCCATTCCAAGAAGCCAAGCATGGGCTTGTCCAAGGAGACGAGGAGAAAGGAGTCTCCGTTTCG GCTTCCAGAGTCGGTGCCCGCGGGCTCCAGCTACTCAACAAGGGAAAACAAGAGCTTACCTGCTGCTGTTACCCTGAAATCAGATTCGGAACTGTCAGCTGCTTCCACGGCCAAACAGTACTATTTGAAACAATCAAGATACCTTCCTG GTGTAAACCCCAAGAACGTGTCCCTGGTTGCCAGTGGAAAGGATATGAACCCATATGTCTGGAACAACCAGTTGTTTCCTAAGTCACTGGGATCCTTGGGGGCAGAACTTGCTTTCAGAAGGAATAACGCAG GAAATCTTGGAAGTTATGCTCCTTACAATCAGTCAGGATATATTCcttcctttttcaaaaaagaagtgGGGTCAGCTGGCCAGAGGATACACTTAGCACCACTTGGTGCAACAGCTTCAG ATTTTCCTACAGATCGTGATAGGAGGAAaggtaaaaaaaagaagtaa
- the MAK gene encoding serine/threonine-protein kinase MAK isoform X4, translating into MNRYTTMRQLGDGTYGSVLMGKSNESGELVAIKRMKRKFYSWDECMNLREVKSLKKLNHANVIKLKEVIRENDHLYFIFEYMKENLYQLMKDRNKLFPESVIRNIMYQILQGLAFIHKHGFFHRDMKPENLLCMGPELVKIADFGLARELRSQPPYTDYVSTRWYRAPEVLLRSSAYSSPIDVWAVGSIMAELYTLRPLFPGTSEVDEIFKICQVLGTPKKSDWPEGYQLASSMNFRFPQCVPINLKTLIPNASNEAIQLMTEMLNWDPKKRPTASQALKHPYFQVGQVLGPPSHHLESKQPLNKLVQPLEPKPSAADPEPQPLPDINDQAAGPPQQQNSHQPLRPIQPLQNVGVQPAPKQHSQQKRPPTLFPSIVKSMPTKPGGALGHKGARRRWGQAVFKAGDGWADLEDGDFGASHSKKPSMGLSKETRRKESPFRLPESVPAGSSYSTRENKSLPAAVTLKSDSELSAASTAKQYYLKQSRYLPGVNPKNVSLVASGKDMNPYVWNNQLFPKSLGSLGAELAFRRNNAEESIIKPIEKLSCNESFPEKLEDPQGNLGSYAPYNQSGYIPSFFKKEVGSAGQRIHLAPLGATASEYPWNTKTGRGQFSGPTFNPTAKNLNIVSRAQPVSPVHGRTDWVAKYGGHR; encoded by the exons TCTCTGAAGAAACTTAATCATGCCAATGTGATCAAACTGAAAGAAGTTATCAGAGAAAATGaccatctttattttatatttgaatatatgaaagaaaatctCTATCAATTAATGAAAGACAG AAACAAGTTGTTCCCTGAGTCTGTCATCAGAAATATTATGTATCAGATATTGCAGGGGCTGGCATTTATCCATAAACATG GTTTTTTCCATAGGGACATGAAACCGGAAAACTTGCTTTGTATGGGCCCAGAACTTGTGAAAATTGCTGACTTTGGACTTGCGAGAGAACTAAGGTCACAGCCCCCGTATACGGACTATGTATCCACCAGATG GTATCGCGCTCCTGAGGTTTTATTAAGATCTTCAGCTTACAGCTCTCCCATCGACGTGTGGGCTGTCGGCAGTATAATGGCTGAACTGTATACATTAAGACCACTTTTCCCAGGGACAAGTGAGGTCgatgaaatctttaaaatttgccAGGTTTTAGGGACTCCTAAAAAA AGTGACTGGCCAGAAGGGTACCAGCTTGCATCCTCTATGAATTTCCGCTTTCCCCAGTGTGTTCCTATAAACCTAAAAACTCTTATTCCCAATGCCAGTAACGAAGCCATTCAGCTTATGACTGAAATGTTGAACTGGGACCCAAAGAAACGACCAACAGCAAGCCAG GCATTGAAACACCCATATTTTCAAGTTGGTCAAGTATTAGGCCCTCCCTCACATCATTTGGAATCGAAACAGCCTTTAAATAAGCTTGTGCAACCACTTGAACCAAAGCCATCTGCAGCGGATCCAGAACCTCAGCCTCTGCCGGACATAAACGACCAGGCTGCCGGACCTCCCCAGCAGCAGAACAGCCACCAGCCACTGCGGCCTATCCAGCCGCTGCAGAACGTGGGTGTCCAGCCAGCACCCAAACAGCACAGTCAGCAGAAAAGGCCGCCAACCCTCTTTCCAAGTATCGTCAAAAGCATGCCCACC AAGCCGGGCGGCGCCTTGGGCCACAAAGGCGCCCGGAGGCGCTGGGGCCAGGCCGTGTTCAAGGCTGGAGACGGCTGGGCAGACCTGGAGGACGGCGACTTTGGAGCCTCCCATTCCAAGAAGCCAAGCATGGGCTTGTCCAAGGAGACGAGGAGAAAGGAGTCTCCGTTTCG GCTTCCAGAGTCGGTGCCCGCGGGCTCCAGCTACTCAACAAGGGAAAACAAGAGCTTACCTGCTGCTGTTACCCTGAAATCAGATTCGGAACTGTCAGCTGCTTCCACGGCCAAACAGTACTATTTGAAACAATCAAGATACCTTCCTG GTGTAAACCCCAAGAACGTGTCCCTGGTTGCCAGTGGAAAGGATATGAACCCATATGTCTGGAACAACCAGTTGTTTCCTAAGTCACTGGGATCCTTGGGGGCAGAACTTGCTTTCAGAAGGAATAACGCAG AAGAAAGCATAATCAAACCCATTGAAAAGCTATCATGCAATGAAAGTTTCCCTGAAAAATTAGAGGACCCACAAG GAAATCTTGGAAGTTATGCTCCTTACAATCAGTCAGGATATATTCcttcctttttcaaaaaagaagtgGGGTCAGCTGGCCAGAGGATACACTTAGCACCACTTGGTGCAACAGCTTCAG AATATCCCTGGAACACCAAAACTGGTCGGGGGCAGTTTTCAGGACCTACTTTTAATCCTACAGCCAAGAATCTAAATATTGTGAGCCGTGCACAGCCAGTGTCCCCCGTGCATGGGAGGACAGACTGGGTGGCCAAGTATGGAGGCCACCGGTAG
- the MAK gene encoding serine/threonine-protein kinase MAK isoform X3, producing MNRYTTMRQLGDGTYGSVLMGKSNESGELVAIKRMKRKFYSWDECMNLREVKSLKKLNHANVIKLKEVIRENDHLYFIFEYMKENLYQLMKDRNKLFPESVIRNIMYQILQGLAFIHKHGFFHRDMKPENLLCMGPELVKIADFGLARELRSQPPYTDYVSTRWYRAPEVLLRSSAYSSPIDVWAVGSIMAELYTLRPLFPGTSEVDEIFKICQVLGTPKKSDWPEGYQLASSMNFRFPQCVPINLKTLIPNASNEAIQLMTEMLNWDPKKRPTASQALKHPYFQVGQVLGPPSHHLESKQPLNKLVQPLEPKPSAADPEPQPLPDINDQAAGPPQQQNSHQPLRPIQPLQNVGVQPAPKQHSQQKRPPTLFPSIVKSMPTKPGGALGHKGARRRWGQAVFKAGDGWADLEDGDFGASHSKKPSMGLSKETRRKESPFRLPESVPAGSSYSTRENKSLPAAVTLKSDSELSAASTAKQYYLKQSRYLPGVNPKNVSLVASGKDMNPYVWNNQLFPKSLGSLGAELAFRRNNAEYPWNTKTGRGQFSGPTFNPTAKNLNIVSRAQPVSPVHGRTDWVAKYGGHR from the exons TCTCTGAAGAAACTTAATCATGCCAATGTGATCAAACTGAAAGAAGTTATCAGAGAAAATGaccatctttattttatatttgaatatatgaaagaaaatctCTATCAATTAATGAAAGACAG AAACAAGTTGTTCCCTGAGTCTGTCATCAGAAATATTATGTATCAGATATTGCAGGGGCTGGCATTTATCCATAAACATG GTTTTTTCCATAGGGACATGAAACCGGAAAACTTGCTTTGTATGGGCCCAGAACTTGTGAAAATTGCTGACTTTGGACTTGCGAGAGAACTAAGGTCACAGCCCCCGTATACGGACTATGTATCCACCAGATG GTATCGCGCTCCTGAGGTTTTATTAAGATCTTCAGCTTACAGCTCTCCCATCGACGTGTGGGCTGTCGGCAGTATAATGGCTGAACTGTATACATTAAGACCACTTTTCCCAGGGACAAGTGAGGTCgatgaaatctttaaaatttgccAGGTTTTAGGGACTCCTAAAAAA AGTGACTGGCCAGAAGGGTACCAGCTTGCATCCTCTATGAATTTCCGCTTTCCCCAGTGTGTTCCTATAAACCTAAAAACTCTTATTCCCAATGCCAGTAACGAAGCCATTCAGCTTATGACTGAAATGTTGAACTGGGACCCAAAGAAACGACCAACAGCAAGCCAG GCATTGAAACACCCATATTTTCAAGTTGGTCAAGTATTAGGCCCTCCCTCACATCATTTGGAATCGAAACAGCCTTTAAATAAGCTTGTGCAACCACTTGAACCAAAGCCATCTGCAGCGGATCCAGAACCTCAGCCTCTGCCGGACATAAACGACCAGGCTGCCGGACCTCCCCAGCAGCAGAACAGCCACCAGCCACTGCGGCCTATCCAGCCGCTGCAGAACGTGGGTGTCCAGCCAGCACCCAAACAGCACAGTCAGCAGAAAAGGCCGCCAACCCTCTTTCCAAGTATCGTCAAAAGCATGCCCACC AAGCCGGGCGGCGCCTTGGGCCACAAAGGCGCCCGGAGGCGCTGGGGCCAGGCCGTGTTCAAGGCTGGAGACGGCTGGGCAGACCTGGAGGACGGCGACTTTGGAGCCTCCCATTCCAAGAAGCCAAGCATGGGCTTGTCCAAGGAGACGAGGAGAAAGGAGTCTCCGTTTCG GCTTCCAGAGTCGGTGCCCGCGGGCTCCAGCTACTCAACAAGGGAAAACAAGAGCTTACCTGCTGCTGTTACCCTGAAATCAGATTCGGAACTGTCAGCTGCTTCCACGGCCAAACAGTACTATTTGAAACAATCAAGATACCTTCCTG GTGTAAACCCCAAGAACGTGTCCCTGGTTGCCAGTGGAAAGGATATGAACCCATATGTCTGGAACAACCAGTTGTTTCCTAAGTCACTGGGATCCTTGGGGGCAGAACTTGCTTTCAGAAGGAATAACGCAG AATATCCCTGGAACACCAAAACTGGTCGGGGGCAGTTTTCAGGACCTACTTTTAATCCTACAGCCAAGAATCTAAATATTGTGAGCCGTGCACAGCCAGTGTCCCCCGTGCATGGGAGGACAGACTGGGTGGCCAAGTATGGAGGCCACCGGTAG